The DNA sequence GGGGCGTACCGCGTTACACGCCCGCGCGATGCGGGTGCGCCGATCGGGCCAAGTCCGCATAGGAGGTCGATCGTCCCAGTATCATGTGCGCATGGGGATCGAGGAGGACAGCCGCGCAGCCATCCTCGACGCGATCCTGAGCGGCATGACGGACGTTCTCTCAGGCGGAACGGAAGCGGGCCGCGGCCCCTCCGCATTCCTCGTCACCGGCAGCGGCGGTTCCGGCAAGACGCACCTGCTCCACGTTCTGGCAGGGCTCGCCGAGCAGCCGGAGGTGGACCTGCGCTTCGCATCCGGCGAACCGGCCTCCACCGGCCGCCCGGGGTCGGTGCTCGCGCAGTTGTTCCCCGAGCTGGAGGCGCCCGACGACCGCGCCTACGGCGGCCAGGCCGCGCACTCGGGCGCACCGCCAGGACCGATCCGGCACGCCCTCGCACTGGTCGCCGCGCTCGCACGCGAGCGTCCGCTGGCCGTGCTGCTGGACGACGCGCACCTGGCCGACAGCCTCTCGCTGTCCGTGCTCAACAGGCTCGCGGGCGCCTACGCCGACGTGCGCCCGGCCATGGTGATCGCCCGGCGCGGCATCCCCACGCGCGGAGCATTGACCATGCTGGCCGGGGCGCCGAGCGTCCGCGAGATCACCCTGGCGCCGCTCACGGACGACGAGGTCCTCGGGCTCGCGCGGGGCCGCCTCGGCGCGCCGCCCGGCCCCACGCTCGCCGCCGCGCTGCTGCAGACCGGCGGCAACCCCGCGCACGCACACCGGATCCTCGACTGGGCGCGGTTCCGTGAGCGCCTGCACCCCGTGCCCGGCAGCGACGCCGTCGACGCGCGGCTGGACCACGGCGAGATGGTCGAGATCCTCTCACGCAGCGTCGAAACCCAGCTCAGCCTGTTGGACCCGGACGCATTGCAGACCGTCCGCCTGGTCGCGGTGTGGAACAAGGCGGTCACCGCCGCGGAGATCGGCCGGGCCCGCCGCCAGCACCCCAGCGAGTTCGTCGGCGGCATCGACGCGGCCGTGGGCGCCGGGATCCTCGTGTGGGAGGGCGAACACATCCGATTCGGATCGCGGATCGCCGCGGAGGCCGTGCGGGCGGGGCTGGAACCGCCCATCCGCGCGCTCATGCTCGCCGCGGTGGGCGCGGCCGGCGACAGCCGCCCCGCCGCGGACGAGGCTTCCCCGATCCTGCAGGTCCAGACGAGTCTGCAGATCGGCGCCCAGCTGCCGCGGCCCCCGCGCCCGCAGCCCGGCACCGTCACCACGCCGACCGACCTTCCCACGGTGCTGGCCAGAGTCACCATGCTCTCGGACTCCGGGCGGCTGTACGAGGCCTACGAGCTGGCCGAACGGGCCCTTCCGGCGCATACCGAACCGACGGAACGGTTGACGCTGCTGTTCTCGATGCTGTCCTTCGCGACGCTCGGCGCCCGCGTCGAAAGGGCCCGCACCGTGCTGCGCGCGATGCACGAGGAGCCGCTGCCCCGGGAGTCGGCGATCTGGCTGGCCGAGATCGAGACGTGGCTGGGCGCCATGACCGGCTCCCCGCCACGGGGCGGCACGCTCACGGCGCTCGCGGAGATCGACGACGCCCCGCCGGGGCTCACCGGCTACCGCACCGCCCGCGCCATCGGGCTCACCCTGGCCGGCGACTGCGTGGGCGCGTTGGAGCTGCTCGACGCGGTACTCGACTCGAACGCCTCCAATCAGAGCTGGCTGGGCGCGGACAGCCCCGAATCCGCCGCATGGCCGCTGTGGGTGACGCGCTTCGCCTACGGGCCGTCCTACACGCTCACCCGCGCGCCGGTGGACAGTGTCCGCGACAACCGCCTGGTCAATCGGTGGCTGGGCCCGTTCCGCCAGAGCGTCATCGCCGAGGCGCACATGGCGTGCGGCGAGCTCGACATCGCCTCGATGCTCCTCGACGACGCCCTGGCCGAAGCCCAACGCATCGAGTCCGGGTGGATGTCGACGGCCGTGGCCGACAGGGCCCTGATCGACGTGCACCGCGGCGCCGCCCCCGCGGCCCTCGCCCTCCTCGCCCGGTGGCGCGAGGGCGGATTTCCCGACCGGTTCGGGCTGCGCGACGTCGACGTCGCCGACGCCGAGGCGCGCCTGGCCCTGGGCGAGCGTGCCGTCGCCGCCGACCTGGCCCGGCGGACCTGGGCCGCGGCGCAGGCCGACGGCCACGGTGCATGGATGGTGCGCCAGGCCCCGCTGCTGATCCGGCAGGCCCGGCTCGCCGGAGACGACGACCTGGTCGACGTCATCGCGGCCGGCACCGCCGCGCTCATGCCCGGATTCGACGCGCCCGCCCTGCGCGGGCCCGGCACGCTCGTCGCCGCCGTTGCGGCACGCGATCCGGTCGGCGCCGAGCGGGCGGCCGCCGAGTTCCAGTCGACGGGCGACCAGCTGGGCGAGCTCGCAGCGCTCGAGGAGGCCGCGTGCCTCGCCGCCACGCACGACGACGCCGCCACCCTCGCCCGCACCGAGCGGGCCGCGGCGCTGGCCGTCCGGATCGGGTCCGTCGCCACCGGGCACAGGCT is a window from the Tomitella gaofuii genome containing:
- a CDS encoding helix-turn-helix transcriptional regulator — protein: MGIEEDSRAAILDAILSGMTDVLSGGTEAGRGPSAFLVTGSGGSGKTHLLHVLAGLAEQPEVDLRFASGEPASTGRPGSVLAQLFPELEAPDDRAYGGQAAHSGAPPGPIRHALALVAALARERPLAVLLDDAHLADSLSLSVLNRLAGAYADVRPAMVIARRGIPTRGALTMLAGAPSVREITLAPLTDDEVLGLARGRLGAPPGPTLAAALLQTGGNPAHAHRILDWARFRERLHPVPGSDAVDARLDHGEMVEILSRSVETQLSLLDPDALQTVRLVAVWNKAVTAAEIGRARRQHPSEFVGGIDAAVGAGILVWEGEHIRFGSRIAAEAVRAGLEPPIRALMLAAVGAAGDSRPAADEASPILQVQTSLQIGAQLPRPPRPQPGTVTTPTDLPTVLARVTMLSDSGRLYEAYELAERALPAHTEPTERLTLLFSMLSFATLGARVERARTVLRAMHEEPLPRESAIWLAEIETWLGAMTGSPPRGGTLTALAEIDDAPPGLTGYRTARAIGLTLAGDCVGALELLDAVLDSNASNQSWLGADSPESAAWPLWVTRFAYGPSYTLTRAPVDSVRDNRLVNRWLGPFRQSVIAEAHMACGELDIASMLLDDALAEAQRIESGWMSTAVADRALIDVHRGAAPAALALLARWREGGFPDRFGLRDVDVADAEARLALGERAVAADLARRTWAAAQADGHGAWMVRQAPLLIRQARLAGDDDLVDVIAAGTAALMPGFDAPALRGPGTLVAAVAARDPVGAERAAAEFQSTGDQLGELAALEEAACLAATHDDAATLARTERAAALAVRIGSVATGHRLHMRLRKHGVEFEGAGGSWAGRPGTDDPGRAAGAPAAPGTGSLTRAENRVSRLVAQGMTSPQIAERLGISPRTVQTHISHVLTKLGLSTRAEIAALISSERR